The following proteins are encoded in a genomic region of Glycine soja cultivar W05 chromosome 17, ASM419377v2, whole genome shotgun sequence:
- the LOC114391961 gene encoding fructan 6-exohydrolase-like isoform X1 has protein sequence MEINGEGASPHSINSIKFKVPEKQPYRTWYHFQPPQNWMNDPNAPMYYKGVYHFFYQHNPYAPTFGEKMVWAHSVSYDLINWIHLNHAIEPSDSYDINSCWSGSATILPGEEEQPVILYTGIDNNKYQVQNMAMPKDLSDPFLREWVKHPQNPAMTPPSGVEVNNFRDPSTAWQGKDGKWRVVIGAQNGDEGKTILYQSEDFVNWRVELNPFFATDNTGVCECPDFFPVSINSTNGVDASVQSQSVRHVLKISYLRRHQDYYFLGKYVYDEGNFVPDVKFTGTSSDLRLDYGKFYASKSFFDHAKNRRILWGWVNECDTRQNDIEKGWAGLQCIPRQVWLDESGKQLMQWPIEEIEKLRDKQISILGEKLVGGSIIEVSGITASQADVEVLFELPELENVEWLDESEVDPHLLCSEEYATRSGTIGPFGLLALASEDQTEHTAVFFRIYRASNRYICFMCSDQSRSSLRQDLDKTTYGTIFDIDPNVKTISLRSLIDRSIIESFGEKGRICITSRVYPSMSIDKNAHLYVFNNGSQSVVISELNAWSMKQAEFGQEESINKQ, from the exons ATGGAGATCAATGGAGAGGGTGCATCCCCACACAGCATAAATTCTATCAAGTTCAAGGTACCTGAGAAACAGCCTTATAGAACTTGGTACCACTTTCAACCCCCACAAAATTGGATGAACG ATCCAAATG CACCTATGTACTACAAAGGAGTTTACCACTTTTTCTACCAACATAACCCCTATGCACCAACCTTTGGCGAGAAAATGGTGTGGGCTCACTCTGTGTCCTATGATCTCATCAATTGGATTCATCTGAATCATGCCATTGAACCAAGTGATTCCTATGACATCAACAGCTGCTGGTCAGGCTCAGCCACAATACTCCCAGGTGAAGAAGAACAACCTGTTATTTTGTACACAGGAATTGATAACAATAAATATCAAGTTCAGAACATGGCTATGCCAAAGGATCTATCAGACCCTTTCTTAAGGGAATGGGTGAAACACCCTCAGAACCCTGCCATGACACCACCAAGTGGTGTTGAAGTGAATAACTTCAGAGACCCTTCAACTGCTTGGCagggaaaggatggaaaatggaGGGTAGTCATTGGTGCTCAAAATGGGGATGAAGGGAAGACAATTCTCTACCAAAGTGAGGATTTTGTTAATTGGAGAGTGGAATTGAACCCTTTTTTTGCAACAGATAACACTGGAGTTTGTGAGTGTCCAGATTTTTTTCCTGTGTCCATCAATAGCACAAATGGGGTGGATGCATCTGTCCAAAGTCAAAGTGTTAGACATGTCTTGAAGATAAGCTATCTACGTAGACATCAGGACTATTATTTTCTTGGTAAATATGTCTATGATGAGGGGAACTTTGTTCCTGATGTTAAATTCACTGGAACTAGTTCGGACTTAAGGCTTGACTATGGTAAGTTTTATGCTTCAAAGTCATTTTTTGACCATGCTAAGAACAGGAGGATATTGTGGGGGTGGGTGAACGAGTGTGACACTAGACAAAATGACATTGAGAAAGGATGGGCTGGTCTACAG TGTATTCCAAGGCAAGTTTGGCTTGATGAAAGTGGGAAGCAGTTGATGCAGTGGCCAATTgaagaaatagaaaaactaCGCGACAAACAAATTAGCATATTGGGGGAGAAACTGGTTGGTGGATCAATTATTGAAGTCTCAGGTATCACTGCATCACAG GCCGATGTAGAAGTGTTGTTTGAGCTACCCGAACTAGAGAATGTGGAGTGGCTAGATGAAAGTGAAGTTGATCCCCACTTGCTGTGTAGTGAAGAGTATGCAACAAGAAGTGGCACAATAGGGCCATTTGGTTTGTTAGCTTTAGCTTCTGAGGACCAAACAGAACACACTGCAGTGTTCTTCAGAATATATAGAGCTTCCAATAGATATATATGCTTCATGTGCAGTGACCAAAGCAG GTCTTCATTGCGGCAGGACCTTGATAAAACCACATATGGAACAATCTTTGACATTGACCCTAATGTCAAAACGATTTCACTTAGAAGTTTG ATTGACCGCTCAATTATTGAGAGTTTTGGGGAGAAAGGGAGAATTTGTATTACCAGTAGAGTTTATCCCTCGATGTCTATAGACAAAAATGCACATCTTTATGTGTTCAACAATGGAAGCCAGAGTGTGGTGATCTCTGAACTGAATGCTTGGAGCATGAAGCAAGCAGAATTTGGCCAAGAAGAAAGCATAAATAAGCAGTAG
- the LOC114391961 gene encoding fructan 6-exohydrolase-like isoform X2 gives MEINGEGASPHSINSIKFKVPEKQPYRTWYHFQPPQNWMNDPNAPMYYKGVYHFFYQHNPYAPTFGEKMVWAHSVSYDLINWIHLNHAIEPSDSYDINSCWSGSATILPGEEEQPVILYTGIDNNKYQVQNMAMPKDLSDPFLREWVKHPQNPAMTPPSGVEVNNFRDPSTAWQGKDGKWRVVIGAQNGDEGKTILYQSEDFVNWRVELNPFFATDNTGVCECPDFFPVSINSTNGVDASVQSQSVRHVLKISYLRRHQDYYFLGKYVYDEGNFVPDVKFTGTSSDLRLDYGKFYASKSFFDHAKNRRILWGWVNECDTRQNDIEKGWAGLQCIPRQVWLDESGKQLMQWPIEEIEKLRDKQISILGEKLVGGSIIEVSGITASQADVEVLFELPELENVEWLDESEVDPHLLCSEEYATRSGTIGPFGLLALASEDQTEHTAVFFRIYRASNRYICFMCSDQSRLTAQLLRVLGRKGEFVLPVEFIPRCL, from the exons ATGGAGATCAATGGAGAGGGTGCATCCCCACACAGCATAAATTCTATCAAGTTCAAGGTACCTGAGAAACAGCCTTATAGAACTTGGTACCACTTTCAACCCCCACAAAATTGGATGAACG ATCCAAATG CACCTATGTACTACAAAGGAGTTTACCACTTTTTCTACCAACATAACCCCTATGCACCAACCTTTGGCGAGAAAATGGTGTGGGCTCACTCTGTGTCCTATGATCTCATCAATTGGATTCATCTGAATCATGCCATTGAACCAAGTGATTCCTATGACATCAACAGCTGCTGGTCAGGCTCAGCCACAATACTCCCAGGTGAAGAAGAACAACCTGTTATTTTGTACACAGGAATTGATAACAATAAATATCAAGTTCAGAACATGGCTATGCCAAAGGATCTATCAGACCCTTTCTTAAGGGAATGGGTGAAACACCCTCAGAACCCTGCCATGACACCACCAAGTGGTGTTGAAGTGAATAACTTCAGAGACCCTTCAACTGCTTGGCagggaaaggatggaaaatggaGGGTAGTCATTGGTGCTCAAAATGGGGATGAAGGGAAGACAATTCTCTACCAAAGTGAGGATTTTGTTAATTGGAGAGTGGAATTGAACCCTTTTTTTGCAACAGATAACACTGGAGTTTGTGAGTGTCCAGATTTTTTTCCTGTGTCCATCAATAGCACAAATGGGGTGGATGCATCTGTCCAAAGTCAAAGTGTTAGACATGTCTTGAAGATAAGCTATCTACGTAGACATCAGGACTATTATTTTCTTGGTAAATATGTCTATGATGAGGGGAACTTTGTTCCTGATGTTAAATTCACTGGAACTAGTTCGGACTTAAGGCTTGACTATGGTAAGTTTTATGCTTCAAAGTCATTTTTTGACCATGCTAAGAACAGGAGGATATTGTGGGGGTGGGTGAACGAGTGTGACACTAGACAAAATGACATTGAGAAAGGATGGGCTGGTCTACAG TGTATTCCAAGGCAAGTTTGGCTTGATGAAAGTGGGAAGCAGTTGATGCAGTGGCCAATTgaagaaatagaaaaactaCGCGACAAACAAATTAGCATATTGGGGGAGAAACTGGTTGGTGGATCAATTATTGAAGTCTCAGGTATCACTGCATCACAG GCCGATGTAGAAGTGTTGTTTGAGCTACCCGAACTAGAGAATGTGGAGTGGCTAGATGAAAGTGAAGTTGATCCCCACTTGCTGTGTAGTGAAGAGTATGCAACAAGAAGTGGCACAATAGGGCCATTTGGTTTGTTAGCTTTAGCTTCTGAGGACCAAACAGAACACACTGCAGTGTTCTTCAGAATATATAGAGCTTCCAATAGATATATATGCTTCATGTGCAGTGACCAAAGCAG ATTGACCGCTCAATTATTGAGAGTTTTGGGGAGAAAGGGAGAATTTGTATTACCAGTAGAGTTTATCCCTCGATGTCTATAG